The following coding sequences lie in one Dehalobacter sp. 12DCB1 genomic window:
- the sigF gene encoding RNA polymerase sporulation sigma factor SigF translates to MIQRLSDMNLPRFPLLSEQEMMELLHKAQNGDIDARERLVNCNLKLIFNMIQRFSHRGYDLEDLFQIGTIGLIKAIDKFDFSYGVKFSTYAVPMIIGEIRRFLRDDHPIKVPRSYKELVYKINRSREKLSSELNREPTINEIAEDIGTPSEDIILALEAVQSPSSIHDTLYQDDSDPIYVIDQIPQEKDTNPGWFEKIALQEVLDKLPGREKEVLYQRFFEDKTQNEIAKIMNLSQVQISRIERAALLHLKQILNDNPPEL, encoded by the coding sequence ATGATTCAGCGACTTTCAGATATGAACCTGCCCCGTTTCCCCCTGCTCTCCGAACAAGAAATGATGGAGCTTCTACACAAAGCCCAAAATGGTGACATCGATGCCCGGGAGCGTTTGGTCAATTGTAATTTGAAGCTCATTTTTAATATGATCCAACGTTTTTCCCACAGGGGATATGATCTGGAGGATCTCTTTCAGATCGGTACCATCGGCCTCATCAAAGCCATTGATAAATTTGATTTCTCGTACGGCGTTAAATTTTCCACGTACGCCGTACCGATGATTATTGGCGAAATTCGAAGATTTTTGAGAGATGACCATCCGATTAAAGTTCCACGTTCTTATAAAGAACTGGTTTACAAGATCAACCGTTCCCGGGAAAAACTTTCCTCAGAATTAAACAGGGAACCCACGATCAATGAAATCGCCGAAGATATCGGCACACCGAGCGAGGATATCATACTCGCCCTCGAAGCAGTGCAAAGCCCGTCGTCAATCCATGATACGCTTTATCAGGACGATTCTGATCCTATTTATGTGATTGATCAAATTCCGCAGGAAAAGGATACCAATCCGGGATGGTTTGAAAAAATTGCCCTACAGGAAGTCCTTGATAAACTGCCCGGAAGAGAGAAAGAGGTTCTGTATCAGCGGTTCTTTGAAGATAAAACGCAAAATGAAATTGCTAAAATCATGAACCTCTCCCAGGTACAGATTTCCAGGATCGAACGTGCTGCCTTGCTTCATTTAAAGCAGATTCTGAACGACAATCCGCCTGAACTTTAG
- a CDS encoding purine-nucleoside phosphorylase, with product MINEQVMTIWLNDARNFLLKKISYIPEIGIILGSGLGKLAELVEDAVVIPYSGIPHFPVSTVTGHSGKLIVGTLGDRKVMVLQGRFHYYEGYEMHEVTFPVRLMQTIGMKGLVVTNAAGGINSDYRPGDLIVIKDHINLMGSSPLRGANLSNLGPRFPDLSEAYDGKWRELALSLMKEYGLNPWQGVYAALSGPSYETPSEIRYLRTIGADLVGMSTVPEVIVANHGGMKVLGISCVTNMAAGILKQKLDHQEVLATADRIEETFLRYMRQLIALLD from the coding sequence ATGATTAATGAACAAGTCATGACGATATGGCTGAATGATGCCCGTAATTTTCTGCTCAAGAAAATCTCATACATTCCTGAAATAGGCATTATTTTAGGTTCAGGTCTTGGCAAGCTGGCTGAACTTGTGGAAGATGCTGTCGTTATTCCGTACAGCGGAATCCCTCATTTTCCTGTGTCTACTGTTACAGGGCATTCCGGCAAGCTGATCGTCGGAACATTGGGAGACAGAAAGGTCATGGTTCTCCAGGGACGTTTCCATTATTACGAAGGTTATGAGATGCATGAAGTGACTTTCCCGGTCCGTCTGATGCAAACGATCGGGATGAAAGGTTTGGTCGTGACCAATGCCGCTGGAGGAATCAATTCGGATTACCGCCCCGGGGATCTGATCGTGATCAAAGACCATATCAACCTGATGGGAAGCAGTCCGCTGCGAGGAGCGAATCTCAGCAATCTTGGACCGCGTTTCCCGGATCTCAGTGAAGCCTATGACGGCAAATGGAGAGAGCTGGCACTATCCCTGATGAAGGAGTACGGCTTGAATCCCTGGCAGGGAGTCTATGCGGCGCTCAGCGGACCGAGCTATGAGACGCCTTCAGAGATTCGTTATTTAAGAACGATTGGAGCCGACCTTGTCGGAATGTCCACTGTACCGGAAGTCATTGTTGCGAATCATGGCGGGATGAAAGTGCTTGGCATCTCGTGTGTGACCAACATGGCCGCCGGAATATTAAAGCAAAAGCTTGACCATCAGGAGGTATTGGCGACGGCGGACCGGATTGAGGAGACGTTTCTGCGGTACATGAGGCAATTAATCGCGCTGCTGGACTGA
- the spoVAC gene encoding stage V sporulation protein AC: MSEVKLRPPSIAVTQEEYKQLTEKLSPKPTVLKNVLSAFIVGGIICSLGQVIVNFYMNYVGLAKTAAQTAGTATLIVIGALLTGLGVYDTIVKYGGAGGIIPVTGFANSMVSPALEYKREGYVFGVGGKLFTIAGPILVYGIISSIIVGLIYLWIR; this comes from the coding sequence TTGTCGGAAGTTAAACTCCGTCCGCCATCGATTGCGGTAACCCAAGAGGAATATAAACAATTAACTGAAAAGCTTTCGCCAAAACCAACAGTTTTGAAAAATGTACTGTCGGCTTTTATTGTCGGTGGAATCATTTGCAGCTTGGGCCAGGTGATTGTCAATTTTTACATGAATTATGTCGGGTTGGCTAAAACAGCTGCTCAGACAGCGGGAACAGCGACACTGATCGTTATAGGGGCTCTTTTGACCGGTCTCGGTGTTTATGACACGATCGTCAAATATGGGGGAGCCGGAGGGATCATTCCTGTGACCGGTTTTGCGAATTCGATGGTTTCACCGGCACTTGAATACAAGAGAGAAGGGTATGTGTTTGGAGTAGGCGGTAAGCTTTTTACAATTGCCGGTCCAATTTTGGTTTATGGGATTATAAGTTCAATCATTGTTGGCTTGATCTATTTATGGATCAGATAA
- the spoIIAB gene encoding anti-sigma F factor — MEVNKMILTFSSLPQNVTIARMLASSLGAQMDLALNELEELKVAVSEAVSNAIIHGYSNVPNHFVTLELEADETRISIQVTDNGCGIPDVNQAMQASYSTDPDRMGLGFVFMQSFMDELRVESEVNKGTKVLMVKYLNHNRPSSH, encoded by the coding sequence ATGGAAGTCAATAAAATGATCCTAACATTCTCGAGTCTGCCGCAGAATGTAACAATTGCCCGCATGCTGGCCTCTTCGCTTGGAGCCCAAATGGATTTGGCCTTAAACGAGCTTGAAGAATTGAAGGTTGCTGTCTCTGAAGCAGTTTCCAACGCAATCATCCATGGTTACAGCAATGTGCCTAATCATTTTGTCACGTTGGAACTGGAGGCAGATGAAACAAGAATTTCTATTCAGGTAACCGATAACGGCTGCGGCATCCCCGATGTAAATCAAGCCATGCAGGCTTCATATTCTACGGACCCCGACAGAATGGGACTTGGTTTTGTTTTTATGCAGTCCTTCATGGATGAACTGCGAGTCGAATCTGAAGTGAACAAGGGAACCAAAGTATTGATGGTGAAATACTTAAACCACAACCGTCCATCCTCTCATTAG
- a CDS encoding D-alanyl-D-alanine carboxypeptidase family protein, translated as MPKFCLRMLTAVLAAACLLGWMTAPVKAANIETAAESAILMDAATGKILYEKNAHKELPPASVTKLMTMLLAAEAVEGGKVKLTDTVTASENASSLGGSQIYLEPGEKFTLKELLISIAVGSANDACVAVAEHISGTHEEFVDLMNRKAKELGLKNTHFANAYGLPAEGHYTSAYDLAVLGREALKYPLVSELTSMKEYELRNGEFKLWNTNKLLWWYEGTDGFKTGWTQEAKYCLASTVKRDGLRLICVVMGVPQVRGHFQESMKIYNYGFANYVYKEFAPAGSKQGEVIVHKGKLQTVDLICQKAVGLCVEKGKEKECRTETRYFANPVSAPITKGQQLGEMIIYCGQKEADSIKLVAAESVEKAGLLEMFKRTVHQSYSMAPPIYAN; from the coding sequence ATGCCTAAATTTTGTTTACGGATGCTGACAGCGGTCCTAGCCGCGGCATGTTTGCTCGGATGGATGACGGCGCCGGTCAAGGCTGCAAATATTGAGACAGCTGCTGAAAGCGCGATTCTTATGGATGCGGCAACGGGCAAAATTCTTTATGAGAAGAATGCTCATAAAGAACTGCCTCCGGCAAGCGTTACGAAGCTGATGACAATGCTACTGGCAGCAGAAGCTGTCGAAGGGGGCAAAGTCAAATTGACCGATACGGTGACTGCGAGTGAGAATGCTTCTTCTCTCGGCGGATCGCAAATCTATCTCGAGCCGGGAGAGAAGTTTACGTTAAAAGAACTTTTAATTTCGATCGCAGTAGGGTCGGCGAACGATGCCTGCGTGGCTGTTGCGGAACATATCTCAGGGACCCATGAGGAATTTGTGGATTTGATGAACAGAAAGGCCAAGGAATTAGGACTGAAGAATACCCATTTTGCCAATGCATACGGACTGCCGGCGGAGGGGCATTACACGAGTGCCTACGATCTGGCAGTTTTGGGCAGGGAAGCGCTCAAATACCCGCTGGTATCAGAATTGACATCCATGAAGGAATATGAACTGCGCAACGGTGAGTTTAAATTGTGGAACACCAATAAACTTTTATGGTGGTATGAGGGAACGGATGGATTTAAGACCGGTTGGACGCAGGAAGCAAAATACTGTTTAGCCTCAACTGTAAAAAGAGATGGCCTGAGACTGATCTGTGTTGTCATGGGAGTTCCACAGGTCAGAGGCCATTTTCAAGAGTCTATGAAGATTTATAATTATGGATTTGCTAATTACGTTTATAAAGAATTTGCTCCTGCCGGTTCTAAACAAGGAGAAGTTATTGTTCATAAAGGGAAGCTCCAAACAGTTGACCTTATCTGTCAGAAAGCTGTCGGCTTGTGTGTTGAGAAAGGGAAGGAGAAGGAATGCCGGACTGAAACCAGGTATTTTGCAAACCCGGTATCTGCACCAATCACTAAGGGACAGCAGCTCGGAGAAATGATTATTTATTGCGGTCAGAAAGAAGCTGACAGCATAAAGCTTGTAGCTGCAGAATCAGTTGAAAAAGCAGGACTGCTGGAGATGTTCAAGCGCACGGTTCATCAGTCCTACAGCATGGCCCCGCCGATTTATGCCAACTAA
- a CDS encoding pyridoxamine 5'-phosphate oxidase family protein: MKSIAQFLSDAKTFYLATADGDQPHVRPFGAVAEYDGKTYICTNNQKNVFAQLLKNPKVEISGMVGDKWIRLVGKVAVDPRPEAREAMFEANPSLRNMYKCDDGLCEVLYFTEATASIHSFTADPVEFTI, translated from the coding sequence ATGAAGTCAATTGCCCAGTTTCTGTCTGATGCCAAAACATTTTACCTTGCTACAGCAGACGGTGATCAGCCGCATGTCCGTCCGTTCGGCGCTGTCGCAGAGTATGACGGGAAAACGTACATTTGCACCAATAATCAAAAAAATGTCTTTGCCCAATTACTGAAGAACCCGAAAGTCGAAATTTCCGGAATGGTTGGGGACAAATGGATCCGACTCGTCGGGAAAGTAGCCGTTGACCCGCGCCCTGAAGCACGTGAGGCGATGTTCGAAGCCAATCCGAGTTTAAGAAATATGTACAAGTGCGATGACGGCCTTTGTGAGGTCCTGTACTTCACTGAAGCCACAGCGTCGATTCATTCTTTCACCGCAGACCCGGTAGAGTTCACAATTTGA
- the spoVAE gene encoding stage V sporulation protein AE: protein MLNNILPAFLVGGLLCVAGQLLMDLTKAKITPAHVLVGYVTGGVILGGLGLYEPLIKLGGAGATVPLSGFGYTLVKGAIEGAQSGGILGVLAGGVQTAATGIAVAVLFGYLTAIVFNPKG, encoded by the coding sequence ATGCTAAATAACATTTTACCTGCTTTTCTGGTTGGCGGACTCCTGTGCGTCGCCGGACAGCTGCTGATGGATTTGACGAAAGCCAAAATTACGCCGGCACATGTGCTGGTTGGGTACGTGACCGGTGGGGTTATTCTGGGCGGACTGGGGCTATATGAACCACTGATCAAGCTCGGAGGTGCCGGCGCAACCGTGCCGCTTTCGGGTTTTGGCTATACGCTGGTCAAAGGTGCGATCGAAGGAGCACAAAGCGGCGGTATACTCGGGGTTCTGGCCGGCGGTGTTCAGACCGCTGCAACAGGAATTGCTGTTGCGGTACTGTTCGGCTATCTGACAGCAATTGTATTTAATCCGAAAGGTTGA
- a CDS encoding spore germination protein — MSSTAETTMSISKNYQENVNYLNQKLGVPESFDIVLREMNIGGKKIAIYSVNGMVNRPASNLILEVLSQLERAELAVNAVDKLVKSKIIDLQVSEVEAMDEVIYFLLSGTMAILIEGRTEAIIVDVRSYPGRMPEEPDIERVTRGSRDGFTETLVFNTILIRRRLRDPGLRMKLVKAGSRSKTDVCIAYIEDITNPKMVEYIEKEIKNIKIDGIPMAEKTVEEFILGSKFWNPFPRVRYTERPDVAAIHLLEGNVIVMVDTSPSIIIAPCTLWHHVQHAEEYRQEPVVGMYLRWVRFFAIFLSVFITPLWLAAALNPQLLPDALKFIGVQKPARVPLLFQVLMGELSIDMLRMAAIHTPTPLATALGLISVFMMGDVAIKVGLFTPEVVMYIAIAAVGTFATPSYELAQANRLVRLFLVLAAGLFNFWGLGAGVLLVLFILLRTNSFGVPYLWPLIPPDIKALQTILLRNPVPINNLRPSIFKPKDRIRQPKDRQPKERTNP; from the coding sequence ATGAGCTCTACAGCTGAAACCACAATGAGTATTTCCAAAAACTATCAAGAAAACGTCAATTATTTGAATCAAAAACTTGGTGTACCTGAAAGCTTTGACATTGTGCTCCGGGAAATGAACATCGGCGGCAAAAAAATCGCGATTTATTCCGTCAATGGAATGGTAAATAGACCTGCCAGCAATCTGATCCTGGAAGTGCTTTCGCAGCTCGAACGCGCGGAACTCGCCGTGAATGCGGTAGACAAACTTGTGAAGTCAAAGATCATTGACCTGCAGGTTTCAGAAGTCGAAGCCATGGATGAAGTCATCTACTTTCTGTTATCCGGAACGATGGCAATACTTATTGAGGGGAGAACTGAGGCTATCATTGTGGATGTCAGGAGTTACCCGGGCCGCATGCCGGAGGAACCGGATATTGAGCGGGTAACAAGGGGTTCGCGCGATGGTTTTACGGAGACGCTGGTTTTTAATACGATCCTGATCCGCCGCCGTCTGCGTGACCCGGGCTTAAGGATGAAGCTGGTGAAAGCAGGCAGCCGTTCTAAAACGGATGTCTGCATTGCCTATATTGAAGATATTACAAATCCCAAAATGGTGGAGTATATTGAAAAAGAAATCAAGAATATCAAAATTGACGGTATCCCAATGGCGGAAAAGACGGTTGAAGAATTTATCCTCGGCAGCAAATTCTGGAATCCGTTTCCAAGGGTCAGATACACGGAAAGACCTGACGTAGCTGCAATTCATCTGCTCGAAGGCAATGTCATCGTGATGGTCGACACTTCCCCGAGTATTATCATCGCGCCGTGTACGTTATGGCACCATGTCCAGCACGCGGAAGAATACCGCCAAGAGCCGGTTGTGGGTATGTATTTGCGGTGGGTAAGATTTTTCGCCATCTTTCTGTCCGTTTTTATCACGCCGTTATGGCTGGCAGCGGCACTGAATCCGCAACTTCTTCCTGATGCGCTTAAGTTTATCGGAGTTCAAAAGCCGGCGAGAGTCCCTCTATTATTTCAGGTGCTGATGGGGGAATTGTCAATTGATATGCTGAGGATGGCCGCTATCCATACTCCGACGCCTCTGGCTACAGCTCTGGGTTTAATCTCAGTGTTCATGATGGGAGATGTGGCGATAAAGGTCGGTTTGTTTACCCCGGAAGTCGTCATGTATATCGCCATTGCCGCAGTCGGAACCTTCGCGACGCCAAGTTATGAACTGGCTCAGGCCAACAGGCTTGTCCGTTTATTCCTTGTACTGGCTGCCGGACTGTTTAATTTTTGGGGACTGGGTGCAGGCGTCTTGCTTGTTTTATTCATTTTGCTGCGGACCAACTCCTTCGGTGTACCCTATCTTTGGCCTTTAATTCCGCCTGATATAAAAGCCTTACAGACAATTCTGTTGCGTAATCCGGTTCCGATCAATAACCTTAGACCCAGTATTTTTAAACCCAAGGACCGGATCAGACAGCCCAAGGATAGACAGC
- a CDS encoding anti-sigma factor antagonist (This anti-anti-sigma factor, or anti-sigma factor antagonist, belongs to a family that includes characterized members SpoIIAA, RsbV, RsfA, and RsfB.) gives MKKRIERQTLHLYLEGELDMKNANELKSVIDLEIERKGIKTVILHLDDLRFIDSSGLGVILGRYKKLLPLEGKLKIANAPPHIYRIMELSGLPKIIEFLPKEPAV, from the coding sequence ATGAAAAAAAGAATTGAACGACAAACCCTTCATTTATATCTTGAAGGTGAACTTGATATGAAGAATGCCAATGAGTTAAAATCCGTGATTGACTTGGAAATAGAAAGAAAAGGAATCAAAACGGTGATCCTGCATCTGGATGATCTTCGTTTCATTGACAGTTCCGGTCTGGGAGTTATTTTAGGACGATATAAAAAACTGCTTCCTCTCGAAGGAAAGCTTAAAATTGCCAATGCTCCGCCGCATATTTACCGGATTATGGAACTGTCGGGGCTTCCCAAAATTATAGAATTTTTACCAAAAGAACCTGCCGTATAA
- a CDS encoding CoA-binding protein produces MKEAKKIYEFSGSLNTSMRYAVYADSHRFLKHKHAWKAAHCLKSFGCRVYLVAPDLKTKTFEGSRVYPDLNALKGKVDVVVPCLRAELIQNIVVEAAECEAKAIWFQEQNWTPEFDAACRENGIEVVRGCVLKHKIYPRPFAYLNPCYWHGRKVNKVPGKYQRI; encoded by the coding sequence ATGAAAGAAGCTAAGAAGATCTATGAGTTTTCCGGCAGTCTGAATACAAGCATGCGGTATGCTGTTTATGCCGATTCTCATCGTTTTTTGAAGCATAAGCATGCCTGGAAAGCAGCTCACTGTCTTAAGAGTTTTGGCTGCAGGGTTTACCTGGTTGCTCCTGATTTGAAAACAAAAACATTTGAAGGGAGCAGGGTTTATCCGGATTTAAACGCGCTAAAGGGTAAAGTTGATGTTGTGGTTCCGTGCCTCAGGGCGGAGCTGATTCAGAACATTGTCGTGGAAGCTGCGGAATGCGAGGCCAAAGCAATTTGGTTCCAGGAACAGAATTGGACTCCCGAATTTGATGCAGCGTGCCGGGAGAATGGAATCGAAGTTGTTCGCGGGTGTGTTTTGAAACATAAAATTTATCCAAGGCCGTTCGCATACCTGAATCCTTGTTATTGGCACGGCCGGAAAGTGAATAAAGTACCGGGAAAGTACCAGCGGATTTAA
- the spoVAD gene encoding stage V sporulation protein AD, translating into MNSKRVGNQTVVFGQPPVILAGYNVVGPKEGQGPLKDTFDMVLKDNYASEKTWEKTEMKMLETSMTKVAAKANVPLDSVDYNLAGDLLNQIISSNYAARQVGLPFIGLYGACSTMALSSALGTMLIDGGFASKVLCSASSHHETAERQYRFPNEHGNQRAMYAQWTVTGAGSILLADQGEGPKITSATIGRVLDYGETDTNNMGAAMAPAVADTILNHFQDLNRQPDYYDLIITGDLGTVGLQLLLEVLKRSGLRLSNNFSDCGTLIYSSEQDTHAGGSGCGCSAVVLTGYLLNKLKSRELQKILFVGSGSLHSSVSSQQGESMPAIGHAVSIEMS; encoded by the coding sequence TTGAATTCCAAAAGAGTAGGCAACCAGACGGTTGTATTTGGTCAGCCGCCGGTTATTCTAGCTGGGTATAACGTTGTCGGACCCAAGGAAGGCCAGGGTCCGTTAAAAGATACCTTTGACATGGTCCTGAAGGACAATTACGCGAGTGAAAAAACTTGGGAAAAAACAGAAATGAAAATGCTGGAGACTTCCATGACGAAGGTTGCAGCCAAAGCAAATGTCCCGCTGGATTCCGTGGATTATAACCTGGCAGGGGATCTGCTGAACCAGATTATTTCTTCCAACTATGCTGCCAGACAAGTCGGCCTTCCATTTATCGGTCTCTATGGCGCCTGCTCAACAATGGCGCTTTCCTCTGCCCTGGGGACGATGCTGATTGACGGCGGGTTCGCGTCTAAAGTGCTATGCAGCGCATCGAGTCATCATGAGACAGCGGAGAGACAATACCGTTTTCCAAATGAGCATGGCAACCAGAGAGCAATGTATGCCCAGTGGACGGTAACAGGAGCAGGCAGCATCCTTCTGGCTGATCAAGGAGAAGGGCCCAAAATCACAAGTGCAACAATTGGCCGGGTCTTAGACTACGGTGAAACTGATACCAACAATATGGGTGCGGCCATGGCACCGGCAGTTGCCGACACCATCCTGAATCATTTTCAGGACCTTAACCGTCAGCCGGACTATTATGACTTGATCATTACCGGAGACCTCGGGACGGTCGGGCTTCAACTCTTACTTGAGGTTTTAAAACGAAGCGGCCTGCGGCTGTCCAATAATTTCTCAGATTGCGGCACGCTGATTTACAGCAGCGAACAGGATACACATGCGGGCGGGAGCGGATGCGGCTGTTCCGCAGTCGTCCTGACAGGGTATCTTTTGAATAAACTGAAAAGCCGGGAACTGCAAAAAATCTTGTTTGTCGGCAGCGGCAGCCTTCATAGTTCTGTATCGTCCCAACAGGGCGAATCCATGCCGGCAATTGGTCATGCTGTGTCAATTGAAATGAGTTAA
- a CDS encoding helix-turn-helix domain-containing protein, whose product MEQEINLFGKCPYFTAQKIFSGKWSILIIKHLREKTHRFGELQRKIPGITQATLTKQLRFLEEFGMIDRYVYPEVPPKVEYSLSKIGQEFIPVLEQFEVFGNKFIAQMSEYKK is encoded by the coding sequence ATGGAACAAGAAATCAATTTGTTTGGCAAATGTCCGTACTTTACCGCCCAAAAAATTTTTTCCGGAAAATGGTCCATTCTGATTATTAAGCATCTCAGAGAAAAGACCCATCGCTTTGGTGAATTGCAGCGCAAGATCCCGGGCATCACCCAGGCCACACTGACCAAACAGTTGAGATTTCTCGAAGAGTTCGGTATGATTGACCGCTATGTTTATCCGGAAGTACCGCCAAAAGTCGAGTATTCCCTTAGTAAGATCGGCCAGGAATTTATTCCCGTATTAGAGCAGTTTGAAGTTTTCGGCAATAAGTTCATCGCCCAGATGTCCGAATATAAAAAATAA
- a CDS encoding pyrimidine-nucleoside phosphorylase has translation MRMVELIEKKKNGYPLTREEIRFIVQGYVQGNIPDYQVSAWTMAVYFKGMTVQETAELTMAMAESGDQLKLSLPGKVFVDKHSSGGVGDKTTLVVAPLVAACGVPVAKMSGRGLGHTGGTIDKLSAIPGFRVELGEQEFLEQVGRIGLAVVAQTGSMVPADKKLYALRDVTATVDSIPMIASSIMSKKIAAGAQGIVLDVKYGSGAFMATLEEAKTLADIMVGIGKNLGRDMAAVLSRMDQPLGRAVGNSLEVLEAIDCLQGKGPDDLMEVCLELASWMLVLGKKAATITEAGEILKDTLQSGRAWEKFLAFVQAQGGDTAVLHAKNLPLASEKIVYKAERAGYIQHIDARKIGLLAMALGAGRETKDSAIDLGAGVYLLKKAGDAVQAGEPLCMLYTSSAEKSSLGLAKAAAAITIDEEKPLLKPTVSTVIR, from the coding sequence ATGAGAATGGTTGAGCTGATTGAAAAGAAGAAAAACGGCTATCCGCTTACGCGGGAGGAGATCAGGTTTATCGTTCAGGGTTATGTTCAAGGAAACATCCCAGACTATCAGGTCTCGGCGTGGACGATGGCGGTCTATTTTAAGGGGATGACCGTTCAGGAAACAGCGGAGCTGACCATGGCGATGGCGGAGAGCGGAGATCAGCTTAAACTGTCCCTTCCGGGGAAAGTATTTGTCGATAAGCACAGTTCCGGAGGCGTTGGGGATAAGACAACGCTGGTTGTTGCCCCGCTGGTAGCCGCTTGCGGCGTTCCGGTTGCCAAGATGTCCGGTAGAGGCCTCGGGCACACTGGGGGAACCATTGACAAACTCTCCGCTATTCCGGGATTCCGGGTCGAATTAGGAGAACAGGAGTTCCTTGAGCAGGTAGGCAGGATTGGCTTAGCGGTCGTCGCCCAAACCGGTAGCATGGTTCCAGCAGATAAAAAACTTTATGCTTTACGGGATGTTACGGCAACGGTCGATTCGATTCCGATGATTGCTTCTTCCATCATGAGCAAAAAGATTGCCGCCGGCGCCCAGGGGATTGTGCTGGATGTAAAATACGGCTCAGGCGCTTTTATGGCGACGTTGGAAGAAGCTAAAACACTGGCGGATATCATGGTTGGGATCGGCAAAAATCTGGGCAGGGATATGGCGGCGGTCCTGAGCAGGATGGACCAGCCGCTCGGGAGGGCCGTCGGCAACAGTCTTGAAGTTCTTGAGGCCATTGACTGTCTGCAGGGCAAAGGACCTGATGATTTAATGGAAGTGTGTCTGGAACTGGCAAGCTGGATGCTTGTGCTCGGGAAGAAAGCTGCTACAATCACGGAAGCTGGAGAGATCCTGAAAGATACACTGCAGAGCGGCAGGGCCTGGGAGAAGTTTTTGGCGTTTGTTCAAGCCCAGGGAGGCGATACGGCCGTGCTGCATGCCAAAAACCTGCCCCTGGCTTCAGAAAAAATTGTTTATAAAGCCGAAAGAGCAGGTTATATTCAACATATTGATGCCCGGAAGATTGGGCTTCTGGCCATGGCTCTCGGGGCCGGCCGGGAAACGAAAGACAGTGCAATCGACCTTGGCGCAGGTGTTTATCTGTTGAAAAAGGCCGGTGACGCAGTGCAAGCCGGTGAACCATTATGCATGCTGTATACTTCTTCTGCCGAAAAAAGTTCGCTTGGATTGGCAAAGGCTGCAGCGGCGATTACAATTGACGAAGAAAAGCCGCTGCTTAAACCGACGGTTTCGACAGTGATCCGCTAA